The stretch of DNA CGatgtcgccggcgccggcgccggccccggGAGGCGGGTCCGTCAACGGCAGCGATCACTCGGGCCCAGGAAGCAACGGTGAGTCCAAGGTCTTCCATCTCCTGTAGTCCAGTCACTTTCCTTACGCGCTTGATAGTTGACACTTGCTGGCTTCCAACTCCGCTGCTGTCGCTTCGTTGAACCCGTGCCAGAAAACACTCGCTGGCGTCTTGACTGGGCCAAAAAGGCTGTTACAAAACGTCTCGCTTTTTAGTAGCATAGTAGTTGATTTCAGAGTTGGGAAGATGACTGATCTCGTCAAAAAGTATGAAATGGCTTCTATTCTGAATTTTCGACGGCGACAAAAACGATGCCGTTTGACGTCTGTGCAGGGAGTAATCGCACGGTCAGGACAAGTCTTCTCGTGTCAATTCCTGTTGCTGTCGTGCTGCTCGTGCTAATCGCTGCATATCTCTGCAAGAGGAACAGAAAACCACGCGAGCATGTGCAGGTTGCAAGCACCAGTAAGTGCTTAAACAACTTCAGTCTACCGTAGTGAAATGTTCAGGCTTGAGGGTTTTTTCCCCGAGCAATAAGGCTTGATTTTTTTTTGTGTTCTGTTACAAGGAGGACATGGAGATGACGAAGAAATGGGAACCTCAGAGTCTCTGCTATATGATTTGGGCACGCTACGAGCTGCCACCGGTAACTTCTCAGAAGAAAACAAGCTCGGCGAAGGCGGGTTTGGGCCAGTCTACAAAGTAACGAACTTTAAGCCTGCAACCTGAAAGTTATTCTGACTAGCCTGATAATCTTTCGCATAACACACTGACGGTCTGACCTCAATGTTCTTCAGGGCACGCTGCAAAACGGGCAGTACATTGCAGTGAAGAGGTTGTCAGCAACTTCGCAGCAAGGGCAGGTGGAAATGAAGAACGAGGTGGTCCTGGTTGCGAAGCTGCAGCACAGGAACCTGGTGCGCCTGCTCGGCTGCTGCATCGAGGAGCACGAGAGGCTCCTCGTCTACGAGTTCCTCAGCAATAACAGCCTCGACAAGATCCTTTTCGGTAACACTTCACAGTTCACAAAATCCTATTGTTATTTCACTTCAAGATCACTGGCAATTTCGCTTATTGCTAATTGGGGTGAGCGCTGAGCTGAGCTGAGCTGAACTCGCAGATCCTGCACGGCAGCATGAGCTGAGCTGGGGGCAGAGGCACAAGATCATCCAGGGGATCGGCCGAGGGCTCCTGTACCTCCACGAGGACTCGAGGCTGACCATCATCCACCGCGATCTCAAGGCGAGCAACATCTTGCTGGACGCGGACATGAACCCCAAGATCTCCGACTTCGGCCTGGCGAAGCTGTTCAGCATCGACTCCAGCGTGGGAAACACCAGCCGCATCGCCGGAACTTAGTAAGCTCGCCGCCGGGCACCAAGTGAAATACTGTACCACCCATCTGTGCTTCCTGACACGCCGTGCCTTTGGAAAATGCAGCGGGTACATGGCGCCGGAGTACGCCCTGCACGGCATCTTCTCGGCGAAATCCGACGTTTTCAGCTACGGCGTCCTCGTCCTGGAGATCGTCACCGGCCGGCGCAACACCTTCACCCAGGATTCAGGGCCTTCTGAAGATCTGCTTACCTATGTGAGAGCTGAAACAAACCTCAGATCCATCCAAGCAGCACGAGTAACCTGACCATTTGCAAGTGTACGCCACGTGGTGTTAACTCGTGTCGTGCACCGGACGCGCGCAGGTCTGGAGGCACTGGAGCCGCGGGAGCGTGCGGGAGCTGCTCGACGGCTGCCTTgccgaggggcggcggccgcaggaggTCCTGAGGTGCGTCCACGTCGGCCTGCTCTGCGTGCAGGAGGACCCGCAGCTCCGGCCCGGGATGGCGTCCGTCGTCGTCATGCTCAACAGCCGCTCCATCACGCTGCCGGCGCCCACCGTGCCGGCGTACGCGCTCCCCGGCCGTGCGGTCACAGTCGCAGCAGCCAaccggcgggggaggagcagcTTGGATCGCGAGGGGCCCATGGTGGCAGTGGCAGCTCGGGAGCCGTCCATCAACGAAGTTACCGTGTCTGACTTGCAGCCCCGTTGATGCTATACACTTGTCGGTATCAATCAGCATATGGACGGCGACGATCAAGCAATGGACGGCAACGATGCTTTGTGATTGATTGTTTTTTTCATTTTGCGTCTCCTCCTTTTGAATACCGGCGTAGTATGCGTTCATATCTGTACTGTCGAAGGTGCTTTATTGGGTGCAGTCAGTCGGAAGTTTTATTTGGCATTTTCAGTGTCAAGATATACATATTTTCAAACGATCTCaacttttaattaaatttataAACAATATTCACATGTATAACACCGAATAACTTATTTGAGACGAATAAACcatgaaaatatatttcatgATTCATTGATTGATACTAATTTGGTGCCATAAATTTTGATATACTTTCGTATAAATTTAATCAACATGACAAAGTTTTGACTTAGGATGAGACAAAAACAGAGTACAAGAGAAACATATACAAAAGGAAAATTGCTGCAAGTTCTACTCATTTTTGAAGGATGGTTTCCTTTTCCTACCACATTAGTCAGCCCGCCATCCCGCCATTTAGACAGTCGCGCACAAGGGGCCAATCGGCAAATGATAACGGATAAGATGCCAAGCTCATTCACGAAAATGCCAATTCTTGGAATTTTCAAGCAATCTACGTGACGCAGGTAAACATTGGTTGAATCGGTCCATGTTTCCTGTTGGATTTGCCATCGTTTATTGTATTTCAACAAACTTTGGTTTTATAATGATATTACATGATGTTGAAAAGACACATACAAAAAACATGATCATCGTTTAGTCTGCACAATTGATAATGTTCTGACGTATATTGAGTAAAGAAACATCATATCATGCTCAATTTATTGAATATGCGCTCCGTAAAATTACTCCAAAACATGCAAATTTGtatttatttttctttctttaaACAAAGTACAAGCGCAAATGTTTTCACACTCACCTCAAGAATACACACGCAATCCTACCTTATGAGCATCTTTAAAAGACTAAAGATCGCCAGTGAAATCCTGGAATAAATTTAAGCACCCACGTCTCATCAAGGACTCAAATCCGGATGGATCTCGTTTTATGGTGTTCCTTTTTCTTTGAAGTGAAGTACATCATGCTTAGGACCTCGTGAGCTTGAACAACCATTTTTGTGCTTGTGGCGATAGTGCAGATGGATGCCCGCCGATCAA from Panicum hallii strain FIL2 chromosome 3, PHallii_v3.1, whole genome shotgun sequence encodes:
- the LOC112884093 gene encoding putative receptor-like protein kinase At4g00960 isoform X1; its protein translation is MQPPTTGPAAMSSLLPILLFCSSLLAATTNAADLWFTDCPTNTNYTRGGAFEGNLDALLSSLPAAAVASYGFAKNVTGSAPGSQAYGIAQCRADLNASDCRACLDGSARDMAARCPGQKSAMLIYDGCLLRHSNASFFGAADASVRVAMWNPQNTTQPEEFRSLLGELMRNLTARAAYASPRMFAAGETGLTPFVNIYGMAQCTRDVAADDCNLCLSSAVAFIPNCCEGKQGGRVITRTCSIRFEVYPFYNAQAAEAAMSPAPAPAPGGGSVNGSDHSGPGSNGSNRTVRTSLLVSIPVAVVLLVLIAAYLCKRNRKPREHVQVASTRHGDDEEMGTSESLLYDLGTLRAATGNFSEENKLGEGGFGPVYKGTLQNGQYIAVKRLSATSQQGQVEMKNEVVLVAKLQHRNLVRLLGCCIEEHERLLVYEFLSNNSLDKILFDPARQHELSWGQRHKIIQGIGRGLLYLHEDSRLTIIHRDLKASNILLDADMNPKISDFGLAKLFSIDSSVGNTSRIAGTYGYMAPEYALHGIFSAKSDVFSYGVLVLEIVTGRRNTFTQDSGPSEDLLTYVWRHWSRGSVRELLDGCLAEGRRPQEVLRCVHVGLLCVQEDPQLRPGMASVVVMLNSRSITLPAPTVPAYALPGRAVTVAAANRRGRSSLDREGPMVAVAAREPSINEVTVSDLQPR
- the LOC112884093 gene encoding putative receptor-like protein kinase At4g00960 isoform X2, with translation MQPPTTGPAAMSSLLPILLFCSSLLAATTNAADLWFTDCPTNTNYTRGGAFEGNLDALLSSLPAAAVASYGFAKNVTGSAPGSQAYGIAQCRADLNASDCRACLDGSARDMAARCPGQKSAMLIYDGCLLRHSNASFFGAADASVRVAMWNPQNTTQPEEFRSLLGELMRNLTARAAYASPRMFAAGETGLTPFVNIYGMAQCTRDVAADDCNLCLSSAVAFIPNCCEGKQGGRVITRTCSIRFEVYPFYNAQAAEAAMSPAPAPAPGGGSVNGSDHSGPGSNGSNRTVRTSLLVSIPVAVVLLVLIAAYLCKRNRKPREHVQVASTRGHGDDEEMGTSESLLYDLGTLRAATGNFSEENKLGEGGFGPVYKGTLQNGQYIAVKRLSATSQQGQVEMKNEVVLVAKLQHRNLVRLLGCCIEEHERLLVYEFLSNNSLDKILFDPARQHELSWGQRHKIIQGIGRGLLYLHEDSRLTIIHRDLKASNILLDADMNPKISDFGLAKLFSIDSSVGNTSRIAGTYGYMAPEYALHGIFSAKSDVFSYGVLVLEIVTGRRNTFTQDSGPSEDLLTYVWRHWSRGSVRELLDGCLAEGRRPQEVLRCVHVGLLCVQEDPQLRPGMASVVVMLNSRSITLPAPTVPAYALPGRAVTVAAANRRGRSSLDREGPMVAVAAREPSINEVTVSDLQPR